In the genome of Andrena cerasifolii isolate SP2316 chromosome 5, iyAndCera1_principal, whole genome shotgun sequence, one region contains:
- the Lqfr gene encoding clathrin interactor lqfR isoform X3, which yields MMNMWKVRELMDKATNVVMNYTETEAKVREATNDDAWGPTGAMMQELAQATFTYEQFPEVMSMLWKRMLQEKRNWRRTYKSLLLLNYLVRNGSERVVTSSREHIYDLRSLENYTCIDEFGKDQGINIRHKVRELIDFIQDDDKLRDERKKAKKNKDKYVGLSSEAMGMRFGGGDRWTDSPKWGKSGVDTYNDWDRDNRSKGFEDTNNSDDGEREDSDNDVHPSPKRGGREYRDTMDPMDRVNKTSSMPTISTNASPARTARTIKKVDLGAAANYGREQANNGIPGTQTTTLTLPIKQKSKNDILNDIFDSQNENNAKPVVDDDDFNPRANTQPAVQTQNANADFGDFTSAFGSPTAKTKENNDEFADFTSAFNSSVTISNSPAQIQLPQTQMNLMGATIPNINSPVTDNANNTMFINTQSVNTPSFASMGSGNTLSQNPNISSNLFDALQPQLLNNQQSLNNNTAPLNTDLLSDIDTLNSLTTGSVDRRTNNTNNSNLFMSMSSPPVTGNHEGTVGLSPIANLLTPTSTNSKNQMPSNIPAPVGSTWAGSGLNIDLDNIMGSKIKHSGPAPTMNQMATNSPQHQVKLMTTPSMGYTSPVIQPQQQKQQEMNPAFFPAFQ from the exons ATGATGAACATGTGGAAAGTGCGGGAGTTGATGGACAAGGC GACCAATGTGGTAATGAACTACACGGAAACGGAGGCCAAAGTTCGTGAAGCTACAAATGACGATGCTTGGGGCCCCACTG GGGCAATGATGCAAGAACTGGCTCAGGCTACATTCACATACGAACAATTTCCCGAGGTAATGTCCATGTTGTGGAAAAGGATGTTGCAAGAAAAACGGAATTGGCGTCGAACGTACAAG TCTCTTCTACTTTTAAATTACCTAGTTCGCAATGGCTCGGAACGAGTGGTAACATCGTCTAGGGAACATATTTACGATCTTAGATCCTTAGAAAATTATACTTGCATCGATGAGTTTGGGAAAGATCAAGGCATCAACATTAGGCATAAAGTTAGGGAATTAATTGACTTCATCCAGGACGATGACAAATTAAGAGATGAGAGGAAGAAAGCTAAGAAGAATAAGGATAAATATGTGGGTTTATCGAGCGAAGCAATGGGCATGCGATTTGGTGGTGGGGATAGGTGGACGGACAGTCCGAAATGGGGTAAAAGTGGCGTAGATACTTACAACGACTGGGATAGAGATAATAGAAGTAAAGGCTTCGAGGATACAAATAACAG CGATGACGGTGAAAGAGAGGATTCGGACAATGATGTTCATCCGAGTCCGAAAAGGGGAGGTAGAGAATACAGGGATACAATGGACCCCATGGATCGTGTTAATAAAACCAGTTCTATGCCTACCATTTCAACAAATGCTTCACCGGCAAGAACAGCACGAACTATCAAGAAGGTAGACTTAGGAGCCGCTGCAAATTATGGAAGAGAGCAGGCCAAC AATGGTATACCCGGAACACAAACTACTACTTTAACTTTGCCTATCaaacagaaaagtaaaaatgacATCTTAAATGACATCTTTGATTCTCAGAATGAGAATAACGCCAAGCCAGTTGTCGATGATGATGATTTTAATCCAAGGGCAAATACCCAACCTGCTGTACAAACTCAAAACGCGAATGCAGATTTCGGTGACTTTACTAGCGCATTTGGGAGCCCTACTGCGAAGACGAAAGAGAATAACGATGAGTTTGCAGATTTTACATCTGCATTCAACTCTTCTGTTACGATATCTAACTCTCCGGCACAAATACAATTGCCGCAAACACAAATGAATTTAATGGGAGCAACAATACCAAATATTAATAGTCCGGTGACGGACAATGCGAATAATACGATGTTTATCAATACCCAATCAGTAAACACACCTTCTTTCGCGTCAATGGGCTCAGGAAATACACTTTCTCAGAATCCTAATATCAGTAGTAATCTGTTCGATGCCTTACAACCGCAGTTGCTGAATAATCAGCAGTCTTTGAATAACAATACAG CACCTTTAAACACAGATCTTTTATCAGACATAGATACCCTAAACTCTTTAACTACTGGATCTGTTGATAGGCGAACAAACAACACCAACAACTCTAATCTGTTCATGAGCATGAGTTCACCACCTGTCACGGGTAATCATGAAG GAACAGTTGGATTATCGCCTATTGCAAATCTTCTTACCCCTACGTCCACCAATTCCAAAAATCAAATGCCAAGTAATATACCTGCACCAGTTGGTTCCACATGGGCCGGTTCCGGATTAAACATAGACCTTGACAATATAATGGGAAGTAAAATTAAGCACAGCGGACCTGCACCAACAATGAATCAAATGGCGACTAATAGCCCTCAGCATCAAGTTAAACTGATGA
- the Lqfr gene encoding clathrin interactor lqfR isoform X1, whose translation MMNMWKVRELMDKATNVVMNYTETEAKVREATNDDAWGPTGAMMQELAQATFTYEQFPEVMSMLWKRMLQEKRNWRRTYKSLLLLNYLVRNGSERVVTSSREHIYDLRSLENYTCIDEFGKDQGINIRHKVRELIDFIQDDDKLRDERKKAKKNKDKYVGLSSEAMGMRFGGGDRWTDSPKWGKSGVDTYNDWDRDNRSKGFEDTNNSDDGEREDSDNDVHPSPKRGGREYRDTMDPMDRVNKTSSMPTISTNASPARTARTIKKVDLGAAANYGREQANNGIPGTQTTTLTLPIKQKSKNDILNDIFDSQNENNAKPVVDDDDFNPRANTQPAVQTQNANADFGDFTSAFGSPTAKTKENNDEFADFTSAFNSSVTISNSPAQIQLPQTQMNLMGATIPNINSPVTDNANNTMFINTQSVNTPSFASMGSGNTLSQNPNISSNLFDALQPQLLNNQQSLNNNTAPLNTDLLSDIDTLNSLTTGSVDRRTNNTNNSNLFMSMSSPPVTGNHEAYKTEESIGSAENLSKHAANRLLEELCCMGAIKSHNNLDKLKSCISDYIKFLPGPITPQKYCNLDYDPGIDCMLHGRILEEVIEKFDHNWPLQGNALDPMLKQLVIVDGATLSILAESLAALTCALKETENENKIFIISKLLELLVKSDSLFSAIINACKRQTQNVRLEEELEQTWQTAVQIIISLPNRVANKLKQKTFDTFLPQVYLKIISFHIASAISFINTGLHYDIVADIKPLSVLISKLTITAKSESLLPLTIILAEWCFQNKNNERNLIKDILRTIDSPSIEPIAVLFLKHCDVKSGVHRIFGDVLSNPNWKYTLTTKIPLMCYYNDETLVINLISYLSEFLNENRILIELLMKLLDVWGDKSAVNHTSVEQHKYITKLIIMCIRKSKNYLRMDERDTIQRLLFSGISVHLECTHIILRAMGMCTGEIFTEELSDSDDAPKLSFEYNSMPTEVIDLVQSLKNMDVTEKNSKAKEHVEENDVIPEEIECGTLGDKKLYELGVQCNILRKKKLESIDNDEEVSTTTDFKESIATCNRISGSNAKITNNIEDDSELDSDDDLVPYDMSNDTKASVKLRPAYLRDLRDNLVNEKSSTNPDVFSESLEVCEELILSQLPGDDVSFAIELLEILITLKESCYVEDFEVLTFKSCVAIVTVYPKECAEYLCKQFYMEIDKYSVSQRLFFLDILAESARRLSSIPFDEHKGDVVNETQIKAKGTEPSKRVSLLINTEKSKQYSVLYSDDFDEFERLENQIEDWREIVDKRIESNTKRYAHGIKSPKTFQNKFGNVASSFFYPLLYGFGKQGSCLNSGLQIFLDQENILLNRFLKTLSTIMVAAQNCLLASKMGKEILELSWALRYHDQATIRMAVMENVAAVLIAVPTDTIINELFETVIEMKLWLLDLSQNVINGDHDKECRSLGAKVMTLIDSIISSTLSS comes from the exons ATGATGAACATGTGGAAAGTGCGGGAGTTGATGGACAAGGC GACCAATGTGGTAATGAACTACACGGAAACGGAGGCCAAAGTTCGTGAAGCTACAAATGACGATGCTTGGGGCCCCACTG GGGCAATGATGCAAGAACTGGCTCAGGCTACATTCACATACGAACAATTTCCCGAGGTAATGTCCATGTTGTGGAAAAGGATGTTGCAAGAAAAACGGAATTGGCGTCGAACGTACAAG TCTCTTCTACTTTTAAATTACCTAGTTCGCAATGGCTCGGAACGAGTGGTAACATCGTCTAGGGAACATATTTACGATCTTAGATCCTTAGAAAATTATACTTGCATCGATGAGTTTGGGAAAGATCAAGGCATCAACATTAGGCATAAAGTTAGGGAATTAATTGACTTCATCCAGGACGATGACAAATTAAGAGATGAGAGGAAGAAAGCTAAGAAGAATAAGGATAAATATGTGGGTTTATCGAGCGAAGCAATGGGCATGCGATTTGGTGGTGGGGATAGGTGGACGGACAGTCCGAAATGGGGTAAAAGTGGCGTAGATACTTACAACGACTGGGATAGAGATAATAGAAGTAAAGGCTTCGAGGATACAAATAACAG CGATGACGGTGAAAGAGAGGATTCGGACAATGATGTTCATCCGAGTCCGAAAAGGGGAGGTAGAGAATACAGGGATACAATGGACCCCATGGATCGTGTTAATAAAACCAGTTCTATGCCTACCATTTCAACAAATGCTTCACCGGCAAGAACAGCACGAACTATCAAGAAGGTAGACTTAGGAGCCGCTGCAAATTATGGAAGAGAGCAGGCCAAC AATGGTATACCCGGAACACAAACTACTACTTTAACTTTGCCTATCaaacagaaaagtaaaaatgacATCTTAAATGACATCTTTGATTCTCAGAATGAGAATAACGCCAAGCCAGTTGTCGATGATGATGATTTTAATCCAAGGGCAAATACCCAACCTGCTGTACAAACTCAAAACGCGAATGCAGATTTCGGTGACTTTACTAGCGCATTTGGGAGCCCTACTGCGAAGACGAAAGAGAATAACGATGAGTTTGCAGATTTTACATCTGCATTCAACTCTTCTGTTACGATATCTAACTCTCCGGCACAAATACAATTGCCGCAAACACAAATGAATTTAATGGGAGCAACAATACCAAATATTAATAGTCCGGTGACGGACAATGCGAATAATACGATGTTTATCAATACCCAATCAGTAAACACACCTTCTTTCGCGTCAATGGGCTCAGGAAATACACTTTCTCAGAATCCTAATATCAGTAGTAATCTGTTCGATGCCTTACAACCGCAGTTGCTGAATAATCAGCAGTCTTTGAATAACAATACAG CACCTTTAAACACAGATCTTTTATCAGACATAGATACCCTAAACTCTTTAACTACTGGATCTGTTGATAGGCGAACAAACAACACCAACAACTCTAATCTGTTCATGAGCATGAGTTCACCACCTGTCACGGGTAATCATGAAG CATACAAGACGGAGGAAAGCATCGGTTCGGCTGAAAATCTTTCGAAACATGCTGCGAATCGACTTTTGGAAGAATTATGTTGCATGGGAGCTATCAAAAGTCATAACAATTTGGATAAACTGAAGTCGTGTATTTCTGACTATATTAAATTCTTACCTGGGCCGATTACGCCGCAAAAATATTGTAATCTTGATTATGATCCAGGGATTGATTGTATGTTACACGGAAGAATTTTAGAAGAGGTTATCGAAAAATTTGACCATAATTGGCCACTGCAAGGAAATGCTTTAGATCCAATGCTTAAACAGTTGGTAATTGTCGACGGTGCCACATTATCAATTTTAGCTGAATCTTTAGCAGCGCTAACGTGCGCTTTGAAAGAAACTGAAAATGAGAACAAGATCTTTATTATTTCGAAACTCTTAGAATTACTAGTAAAAAGTGACTCTTTATTTTCTGCAATAATAAATGCATGCAAGCGTCAAACACAGAATGTCAGACTCGAAGAGGAGTTGGAACAGACATGGCAAACTGCGGTGCAGATCATAATTTCGTTACCTAATCGCGTAGCCAATAAGCTGAAACAGAAAACATTCGATACTTTTCTTCCTCAAGTGTATCTTAAGATTATAAGTTTTCATATCGCTTCTGCAATATCTTTCATAAACACTGGTTTGCATTATGATATCGTAGCCGACATAAAGCCACTGTCTGTTTTAATTAGCAAATTGACAATTACTGCAAAATCAGAAAGCTTGTTACCGCTTACCATCATTTTAGCGGAATGGTGTTTCCAGAATAAGAATAACgaacgaaatttaataaaagataTATTGAGAACCATCGATTCGCCAAGCATAGAACCAATAGCTGTATTATTTTTAAAGCACTGCGATGTGAAATCAGGAGTGCATAGAATTTTTGGTGATGTACTGTCGAATCCAAATTGGAAGTACACGTTAACAACAAAGATTCCATTAATGTGTTACTACAATGATGAAACATTAGTAATAAACCTGATTTCTTACTTATCGGAATTCTTAAACGAGAATCGCATACTgattgaattattaatgaaacttCTGGACGTTTGGGGCGATAAAAGTGCTGTAAATCATACTTCTGTGGAGCAACATAAATACATTACAAAATTGATCATTATGTGCATAAGAAAGTCAAAGAATTACTTGAGAATGGATGAACGGGATACTATTCAAAGACTTCTGTTTTCTGGTATATCAGTTCATCTCGAATGTACACACATCATTTTAAGAGCGATGGGAATGTGTACCGGTGAAATTTTCACTGAGGAATTATCCGACTCTGATGACGCACCAAAGCTTTCCTTCGAATATAACAGTATGCCAACTGAAGTGATTGATTTGGTTCAGTCTTTAAAAAACATGGATGTAACAGAAAAGAATTCCAAAGCAAAAGAACATGTTGAAGAGAATGATGTTATACCTGAAGAAATTGAATGCGGCACATTGGGCGATAAGAAGCTGTATGAGTTAGGCGTTCAATGTAATATTTTACgtaagaaaaaattagaaagcaTAGATAACGATGAAGAAGTCTCTACTACGACAGATTTCAAGGAATCAATTGCAACATGTAATAGAATTTCTGGAAGTAACGCAAAAATTACGAACAACATTGAAGACGATTCAGAACTAGATAGTGATGATGATTTGGTGCCATATGACATGTCCAACGATACCAAAGCCTCTGTGAAATTACGACCAGCGTACTTACGAGATCTGCGTGATAATTTAGTAAACGAGAAAAGTTCAACGAATCCAGATGTCTTCTCAGAATCTCTAGAAGTTTGCGAAGAATTAATATTATCGCAGTTACCAGGTGACGACGTATCTTTCGCTATTGAATTGTTAGAGATCCTTATCACACTCAAAGAATCTTGTTACGTAGAAGACTTCGAAGTATTAACATTCAAGTCTTGCGTAGCTATAGTGACTGTCTATCCCAAAGAATGCGCTGAATATTTGTGCAAACAATTTTATATGGAAATAGATAAGTATTCTGTAAGCCAACGATTATTCTTCTTAGACATATTGGCAGAATCAGCAAGAAGATTATCGAGCATTCCATTTGACGAACATAAAGGAGATGTAGTCAACGAGACACAGATAAAGGCAAAAGGAACAGAGCCGTCAAAAAGAGTGTCGCTTTTGATCAACACTGAGAAGAGTAAACAGTACAGTGTACTATATAGCGATGACTTCGATGAATTTGAAAGACTAGAAAATCAAATTGAAGATTGGCGAGAGATCGTTGATAAAAGGATTGAATCGAACACAAAGAGATACGCACACGGAATAAAATCCCCCAAAACGTTTCAAAATAAATTTGGAAATGTCGCGTCCTCGTTTTTCTATCCGCTGCTGTACGGTTTTGGTAAACAAGGCAGTTGCTTAAATAGCGGGCTGCAGATCTTCTTGGATCAAGAGAACATCTTACTGAAtcgatttttgaaaactttatcTACTATAATGGTGGCAGCACAGAATTGTCTATTGGCTTCTAAAATGGGGAAAGAAATCTTAGAATTATCATGGGCCCTGCGATATCACGATCAAGCTACAATTAGAATGGCAGTAATGGAAAATGTTGCAGCTGTACTTATCGCAGTACCAACAGATACGATCATAAATGAGTTGTTTgaaactgttatcgaaatgAAACTATGGCTTTTGGATTTATCTCAAAATGTAATTAACGGAGATCATGACAAAGAATGCAGAAGTTTAGGTGCCAAAGTGATGACTTTGATAGATTCCATTATAAGTTCAACACTTAGTAGTTAA
- the Lqfr gene encoding clathrin interactor lqfR isoform X2 — MMQELAQATFTYEQFPEVMSMLWKRMLQEKRNWRRTYKSLLLLNYLVRNGSERVVTSSREHIYDLRSLENYTCIDEFGKDQGINIRHKVRELIDFIQDDDKLRDERKKAKKNKDKYVGLSSEAMGMRFGGGDRWTDSPKWGKSGVDTYNDWDRDNRSKGFEDTNNSDDGEREDSDNDVHPSPKRGGREYRDTMDPMDRVNKTSSMPTISTNASPARTARTIKKVDLGAAANYGREQANNGIPGTQTTTLTLPIKQKSKNDILNDIFDSQNENNAKPVVDDDDFNPRANTQPAVQTQNANADFGDFTSAFGSPTAKTKENNDEFADFTSAFNSSVTISNSPAQIQLPQTQMNLMGATIPNINSPVTDNANNTMFINTQSVNTPSFASMGSGNTLSQNPNISSNLFDALQPQLLNNQQSLNNNTAPLNTDLLSDIDTLNSLTTGSVDRRTNNTNNSNLFMSMSSPPVTGNHEAYKTEESIGSAENLSKHAANRLLEELCCMGAIKSHNNLDKLKSCISDYIKFLPGPITPQKYCNLDYDPGIDCMLHGRILEEVIEKFDHNWPLQGNALDPMLKQLVIVDGATLSILAESLAALTCALKETENENKIFIISKLLELLVKSDSLFSAIINACKRQTQNVRLEEELEQTWQTAVQIIISLPNRVANKLKQKTFDTFLPQVYLKIISFHIASAISFINTGLHYDIVADIKPLSVLISKLTITAKSESLLPLTIILAEWCFQNKNNERNLIKDILRTIDSPSIEPIAVLFLKHCDVKSGVHRIFGDVLSNPNWKYTLTTKIPLMCYYNDETLVINLISYLSEFLNENRILIELLMKLLDVWGDKSAVNHTSVEQHKYITKLIIMCIRKSKNYLRMDERDTIQRLLFSGISVHLECTHIILRAMGMCTGEIFTEELSDSDDAPKLSFEYNSMPTEVIDLVQSLKNMDVTEKNSKAKEHVEENDVIPEEIECGTLGDKKLYELGVQCNILRKKKLESIDNDEEVSTTTDFKESIATCNRISGSNAKITNNIEDDSELDSDDDLVPYDMSNDTKASVKLRPAYLRDLRDNLVNEKSSTNPDVFSESLEVCEELILSQLPGDDVSFAIELLEILITLKESCYVEDFEVLTFKSCVAIVTVYPKECAEYLCKQFYMEIDKYSVSQRLFFLDILAESARRLSSIPFDEHKGDVVNETQIKAKGTEPSKRVSLLINTEKSKQYSVLYSDDFDEFERLENQIEDWREIVDKRIESNTKRYAHGIKSPKTFQNKFGNVASSFFYPLLYGFGKQGSCLNSGLQIFLDQENILLNRFLKTLSTIMVAAQNCLLASKMGKEILELSWALRYHDQATIRMAVMENVAAVLIAVPTDTIINELFETVIEMKLWLLDLSQNVINGDHDKECRSLGAKVMTLIDSIISSTLSS, encoded by the exons ATGATGCAAGAACTGGCTCAGGCTACATTCACATACGAACAATTTCCCGAGGTAATGTCCATGTTGTGGAAAAGGATGTTGCAAGAAAAACGGAATTGGCGTCGAACGTACAAG TCTCTTCTACTTTTAAATTACCTAGTTCGCAATGGCTCGGAACGAGTGGTAACATCGTCTAGGGAACATATTTACGATCTTAGATCCTTAGAAAATTATACTTGCATCGATGAGTTTGGGAAAGATCAAGGCATCAACATTAGGCATAAAGTTAGGGAATTAATTGACTTCATCCAGGACGATGACAAATTAAGAGATGAGAGGAAGAAAGCTAAGAAGAATAAGGATAAATATGTGGGTTTATCGAGCGAAGCAATGGGCATGCGATTTGGTGGTGGGGATAGGTGGACGGACAGTCCGAAATGGGGTAAAAGTGGCGTAGATACTTACAACGACTGGGATAGAGATAATAGAAGTAAAGGCTTCGAGGATACAAATAACAG CGATGACGGTGAAAGAGAGGATTCGGACAATGATGTTCATCCGAGTCCGAAAAGGGGAGGTAGAGAATACAGGGATACAATGGACCCCATGGATCGTGTTAATAAAACCAGTTCTATGCCTACCATTTCAACAAATGCTTCACCGGCAAGAACAGCACGAACTATCAAGAAGGTAGACTTAGGAGCCGCTGCAAATTATGGAAGAGAGCAGGCCAAC AATGGTATACCCGGAACACAAACTACTACTTTAACTTTGCCTATCaaacagaaaagtaaaaatgacATCTTAAATGACATCTTTGATTCTCAGAATGAGAATAACGCCAAGCCAGTTGTCGATGATGATGATTTTAATCCAAGGGCAAATACCCAACCTGCTGTACAAACTCAAAACGCGAATGCAGATTTCGGTGACTTTACTAGCGCATTTGGGAGCCCTACTGCGAAGACGAAAGAGAATAACGATGAGTTTGCAGATTTTACATCTGCATTCAACTCTTCTGTTACGATATCTAACTCTCCGGCACAAATACAATTGCCGCAAACACAAATGAATTTAATGGGAGCAACAATACCAAATATTAATAGTCCGGTGACGGACAATGCGAATAATACGATGTTTATCAATACCCAATCAGTAAACACACCTTCTTTCGCGTCAATGGGCTCAGGAAATACACTTTCTCAGAATCCTAATATCAGTAGTAATCTGTTCGATGCCTTACAACCGCAGTTGCTGAATAATCAGCAGTCTTTGAATAACAATACAG CACCTTTAAACACAGATCTTTTATCAGACATAGATACCCTAAACTCTTTAACTACTGGATCTGTTGATAGGCGAACAAACAACACCAACAACTCTAATCTGTTCATGAGCATGAGTTCACCACCTGTCACGGGTAATCATGAAG CATACAAGACGGAGGAAAGCATCGGTTCGGCTGAAAATCTTTCGAAACATGCTGCGAATCGACTTTTGGAAGAATTATGTTGCATGGGAGCTATCAAAAGTCATAACAATTTGGATAAACTGAAGTCGTGTATTTCTGACTATATTAAATTCTTACCTGGGCCGATTACGCCGCAAAAATATTGTAATCTTGATTATGATCCAGGGATTGATTGTATGTTACACGGAAGAATTTTAGAAGAGGTTATCGAAAAATTTGACCATAATTGGCCACTGCAAGGAAATGCTTTAGATCCAATGCTTAAACAGTTGGTAATTGTCGACGGTGCCACATTATCAATTTTAGCTGAATCTTTAGCAGCGCTAACGTGCGCTTTGAAAGAAACTGAAAATGAGAACAAGATCTTTATTATTTCGAAACTCTTAGAATTACTAGTAAAAAGTGACTCTTTATTTTCTGCAATAATAAATGCATGCAAGCGTCAAACACAGAATGTCAGACTCGAAGAGGAGTTGGAACAGACATGGCAAACTGCGGTGCAGATCATAATTTCGTTACCTAATCGCGTAGCCAATAAGCTGAAACAGAAAACATTCGATACTTTTCTTCCTCAAGTGTATCTTAAGATTATAAGTTTTCATATCGCTTCTGCAATATCTTTCATAAACACTGGTTTGCATTATGATATCGTAGCCGACATAAAGCCACTGTCTGTTTTAATTAGCAAATTGACAATTACTGCAAAATCAGAAAGCTTGTTACCGCTTACCATCATTTTAGCGGAATGGTGTTTCCAGAATAAGAATAACgaacgaaatttaataaaagataTATTGAGAACCATCGATTCGCCAAGCATAGAACCAATAGCTGTATTATTTTTAAAGCACTGCGATGTGAAATCAGGAGTGCATAGAATTTTTGGTGATGTACTGTCGAATCCAAATTGGAAGTACACGTTAACAACAAAGATTCCATTAATGTGTTACTACAATGATGAAACATTAGTAATAAACCTGATTTCTTACTTATCGGAATTCTTAAACGAGAATCGCATACTgattgaattattaatgaaacttCTGGACGTTTGGGGCGATAAAAGTGCTGTAAATCATACTTCTGTGGAGCAACATAAATACATTACAAAATTGATCATTATGTGCATAAGAAAGTCAAAGAATTACTTGAGAATGGATGAACGGGATACTATTCAAAGACTTCTGTTTTCTGGTATATCAGTTCATCTCGAATGTACACACATCATTTTAAGAGCGATGGGAATGTGTACCGGTGAAATTTTCACTGAGGAATTATCCGACTCTGATGACGCACCAAAGCTTTCCTTCGAATATAACAGTATGCCAACTGAAGTGATTGATTTGGTTCAGTCTTTAAAAAACATGGATGTAACAGAAAAGAATTCCAAAGCAAAAGAACATGTTGAAGAGAATGATGTTATACCTGAAGAAATTGAATGCGGCACATTGGGCGATAAGAAGCTGTATGAGTTAGGCGTTCAATGTAATATTTTACgtaagaaaaaattagaaagcaTAGATAACGATGAAGAAGTCTCTACTACGACAGATTTCAAGGAATCAATTGCAACATGTAATAGAATTTCTGGAAGTAACGCAAAAATTACGAACAACATTGAAGACGATTCAGAACTAGATAGTGATGATGATTTGGTGCCATATGACATGTCCAACGATACCAAAGCCTCTGTGAAATTACGACCAGCGTACTTACGAGATCTGCGTGATAATTTAGTAAACGAGAAAAGTTCAACGAATCCAGATGTCTTCTCAGAATCTCTAGAAGTTTGCGAAGAATTAATATTATCGCAGTTACCAGGTGACGACGTATCTTTCGCTATTGAATTGTTAGAGATCCTTATCACACTCAAAGAATCTTGTTACGTAGAAGACTTCGAAGTATTAACATTCAAGTCTTGCGTAGCTATAGTGACTGTCTATCCCAAAGAATGCGCTGAATATTTGTGCAAACAATTTTATATGGAAATAGATAAGTATTCTGTAAGCCAACGATTATTCTTCTTAGACATATTGGCAGAATCAGCAAGAAGATTATCGAGCATTCCATTTGACGAACATAAAGGAGATGTAGTCAACGAGACACAGATAAAGGCAAAAGGAACAGAGCCGTCAAAAAGAGTGTCGCTTTTGATCAACACTGAGAAGAGTAAACAGTACAGTGTACTATATAGCGATGACTTCGATGAATTTGAAAGACTAGAAAATCAAATTGAAGATTGGCGAGAGATCGTTGATAAAAGGATTGAATCGAACACAAAGAGATACGCACACGGAATAAAATCCCCCAAAACGTTTCAAAATAAATTTGGAAATGTCGCGTCCTCGTTTTTCTATCCGCTGCTGTACGGTTTTGGTAAACAAGGCAGTTGCTTAAATAGCGGGCTGCAGATCTTCTTGGATCAAGAGAACATCTTACTGAAtcgatttttgaaaactttatcTACTATAATGGTGGCAGCACAGAATTGTCTATTGGCTTCTAAAATGGGGAAAGAAATCTTAGAATTATCATGGGCCCTGCGATATCACGATCAAGCTACAATTAGAATGGCAGTAATGGAAAATGTTGCAGCTGTACTTATCGCAGTACCAACAGATACGATCATAAATGAGTTGTTTgaaactgttatcgaaatgAAACTATGGCTTTTGGATTTATCTCAAAATGTAATTAACGGAGATCATGACAAAGAATGCAGAAGTTTAGGTGCCAAAGTGATGACTTTGATAGATTCCATTATAAGTTCAACACTTAGTAGTTAA